From a single Apium graveolens cultivar Ventura chromosome 2, ASM990537v1, whole genome shotgun sequence genomic region:
- the LOC141708524 gene encoding small ribosomal subunit protein uS13z/uS13y/uS13x-like: MSLVANEDFQHILRIQNTNVDGKQKIMFALTSIKGIGRRFANIVCKKADVDMNKRAGELSSAEIDSLMTIVANPRQFKIPDWFLNRKKDYKDGKFSQVTSNALDMKLRDDLERLKKIRNHRGLRHYWGLRVRGQHTKTTGRRGKTVGVSKKR, from the exons ATG TCGTTGGTTGCAAATGAGGATTTTCAACACATTCTGCGTATTCAGAACACGAATGTGGATGGAAAGCAGAAGATTATGTTCGCGTTGACTTCCATTAAAGGTATCGGTCGTCGTTTCGCTAACATCGTTTGCAAGAAAGCTGATGTTGATATGAATAAGAG GGCTGGTGAACTTTCATCTGCTGAGATTGATAGCTTGATGACTATTGTTGCCAACCCGCGACAGTTCAAGATCCCAGACTGGTTCCTGAACAGGAAGAAGGATTATAAGGATGGGAAATTCTCTCAGGTGACATCCAATGCACTGGATATGAAATTAAGAGATGATCTTGAGCGCTTGAAGAAAATTAG GAACCATCGTGGTCTTCGTCACTACTGGGGTCTTCGAGTACGTGGACAACACACCAAGACTACTGGTCGCAGGGGAAAGACTGTTGGTGTCTCCAAGAAGAGATAG